The following is a genomic window from Physeter macrocephalus isolate SW-GA unplaced genomic scaffold, ASM283717v5 random_14, whole genome shotgun sequence.
TTTTTCTTGCTCCAGTCCATCTGCGGGGCCCGTCTGCTGCTGCGCTTCTGGTGGGCCCTCTCTTTGGCCACGGCCAGGGAGATGTTGAAGTCCAGGATGGggtcggaggaggaggaggaggaggtagaTGAGGGTGCCGTGCAGTCCTGTTTCTTGAGGCTGTCTTGGGAATTCAGCTGTAAAGAGGAGGGGGCGGCAGAGAGCGGGAGTTAGTGCCTTGGCGAGGTGGCTCCCTTGGGGCGGTGCCCAGGGAAGCCAGGTCACAAGAACTGAACGCGGCTCAGCATGTGACCTCCACACAGGCTGGTGTGCCAGGATCAAGCGTGGCCTGGGAATGGACTTCCTGTCACCCAGCGCCACCCCCCTCCGCCCCGCCGGCCAGCCTACCTCCTCACTGGTGTCACTGGAGGTGGATCTTGCCAGGGTTGGCCTGGGGCTCTCGGAGGCCGTCTCGGCCAGGGCTTCGCGACTGTTCTCCTGGCACAGAGAGGAGGCGTGTTGGGTGGGCAGGGCGCGGGGTGGGCAGTCCTGGGCGAGGAAGGGCATTCCCGGGGAAGACAGGCGCCTCGGTCTGAGAAGTTCCCCTTAAGCCCTTGCTATCCACCCCAGAGCCCCACCGCCTGAGCCTGCCAGGGCCCCTCGAGGGTTTACATTTTCACATTCTTCCAAGGATCAGAGGGTAGCCCGGTTCCACCACCCAGGCAGGAGGAACCGTCCATCGTGGGATTAGCTGAGTTACCCGCCCCAGTCCTCCCAATGGAGCCTTTGGGGCTGACTTGCCTTTGGGGACGGCGACCCAGGAGGGGCCTCCTGGAGGGTGGGGACACTGGGAGCATCTTTGCTTGGCGTGGGGAACGCACGCCCGTGATGCTCCCTGAATCTCCTGCAGCCCATCTGACCGTTTACTTGGACTCGACCCCGGGATTCTAGAAATCTTAACGCCAAAGCAGCCAAGAAGGGCTTTGAAGGAAGGAGGTGGATGAGAGTTCTAGACCCCCAGGTGGAGTGACAGAAGGCTCAGGTGGTCCAGGGCCAGCCCCTTGCTGTGGCTGTCCCCCAGCAGGAGCCCCGGGGGAAGGGAAGCCTTTGAGCAGACCCTGCAGAGAGCGCCCGTTCTGTGGCCCCACAGCGAGTCGGCCCATCCTAGAGCCAAGGCCTTGACCAGGGCTGTGTGGTGTTCAGCTCCTGCCTGGTTCCTCTGCGGCCCCGGCTGGCACCAGGCCCCGCCATCTCTCCCCCAGCCTCCgctgccttctcttcccttctgtcCGGGGAGGAGAGGCTTTGTTCTTCCAACCCAGAAGTAGCAGGGGCCGGGAAGCGCGCGGCCAGACACTGCAGCTCTGTTCTTGGGGGGAAGAATGGCCTCCTCTGTGCGGTGGGGAGCTAGAGGCGGAGCTTGTCACCCAGGATGGCGGGCTGCAGACGGGCCGGCCAGGCCGCTCTCCCTCCCCGCTGCCTTGGCCCCAGGCGGGGGGCTGAGGGATAAACGGGCAGTCACATAGCTTGGGGCTCAGGAGGGAGCAGCCTGGAAACCCGTAGTTTCCACCTGAGCCAGATGCcgtccacctcccacctcctcctgcacCCCAGGACTGAGCGCCAGAGAAGCAATTAGGGGTCTGCCTTTACCTTCcggatctctccattggtgaaggGCTCAGGCAAGGGACCTAGGCGAAGGAGAAAAGAGCGGAGGTGAGTCAGAGGCTCTGGGGAATGCCGATGGAGTGGGGCATGGAAGGCAGTGGAAGTTGTGGGGTTTGGGCAGATAAGCAGATCTTGTTCCCCAAGGTCAGTGTTTAAAAGTCTCCTGACTGCCACCCGCTGTGAGTACCTTTGACATTTCGACAACCCAGCACCCACGTAGATTACGCGTGTGTGTGACAAAAGTTTAAGAAAACAACTTGCCCTTACTACATCGCAATGCTTTTTGATGTTTTCTAttcagtttcattaaaaaaaaaaaaagatgctggcCTCTGACTACTCGATTAATCCCAAGAACCCCTGATGAGTAAGGAGCTGTTTGAAAAAAAGCACTGTCCTAGAGGGGGCTGAAATTCCAGGCTGGCCGCCTACCAGCCACCcgggaagcttgttagaaatacagattcctgggctttCGCATCAGTTTCTGTTTCAGTGGGTCTGGGACAGGCCTAGGAATCAGTATCTTTCAAATGCTTCCTAGGTGACGGTGGCGTCACCAGAACTGGAACCACACCCTGGTTATGATTAGTACCTGCAAtcagctgaaagaaaagaacccCAACTCCTACTGGCCGGTGTGGGGATCGGGGTTGGGGGGGAACCAGAGGGCTCAGGGCAGAGTCCTGGGTGTGCCCTCCCCCAGCCAATGGGAAACCTGGTGGTGGCAGAAGGCGTCAGAGGGAGAGAAACCGGGCCTGGGGTCACCCTCCCTGGGCTCACTCAGGGTAGACACCCCACCTGGCTGCAAGGGGGGCTGTTCCATCTCTGGGGACTGGTCAGCCTGGGTGGGTTTCTTCTGAACTCTTAGCTTAAGATCAGCGTGTGTCTTTTCCTCCCCTGGACCGGGGCCCCGGCACAAGGCAGGCATACCTGACTCTCACCCAGCCTTCCCACGGTGGCTGGGCAGGGGATCGTGGGACACGGGGACACTCGCTCCCATCCCCCTGCAAGCAGCCCCTCGCCCATGAGCTGCAGGCTGTCTCACTGTGGCGGGGAGGCAGCCGCTGGGAGGGGGCATTCCTCTCCAGGGAGAGAGTTATATCCAGCTGGGAGGAGGGTCACCCGGGGAGGGTACCCACCCCCAGGTCTCCCTGTGCAGGTCCTCTGGCCAGAGGCTGCAGTCACTGAGGTTCCCAGGGCGTTCCCACCCAGCCAGAGGGCGACAGAGGAGGGAGGAACGCCTGAGGGTTGatgacttgggggtggggggcggagaaGGGTGCTGGGGGAGGCCGGGGGAGGTGTTTGAGCAGCTGAGGGGAATCCAGATTGCAGCTGTGTCTTCCCACACCATGTTGCCAAGAACAAGGCTGGGGGCTTCTCTTGGCTTCAGTTTCCCCCTTAATGAGAAAGGGGATTATCTGAGTTACCTGGTTTCCATGAACTTGGGAGCCAAGGGTAAAGGGGTACCCACCTCCCATGCCCAGAGTCTGCTAGCGACTTCTAACTCACCCATCCCCGCTTCCAGGAGCCCCCAGGACCCACTGGGCCCCTCCAGCTGGGATCTAAGTTTGTGGCAGGACCTTTGTGTGGACCCATCTGCTACAAACATGACCCTCGGGGAGGCCCCACCCATTGCAAAGTCCAAAGATTTAccacccagccccccagccccccaggagcCATCTTCCCAGGGAGAAAAGTCCAGACCAGGGAGCAGAGCACTGCTCAACTCCTCCCTGCCCCGGTGCAGCAGCCCTGCCCCATTTGGCTTGGGCTAGGGCGGGGGAGGTGCCAGGCTTGGCAGGGTGATGcgggggatggggagggcaggggcccaggGACCCACTGctctctagagccagcgagcctgGGTTTCCAAGACAAcctgagagaagggaaggggaggtaCTGGGCCCTGTCATTGGACTCTGATCTGACCAAGCTAAGGCTGGAAGCCTCTCCAGGCTTAACCCTTTCCTTGCATCAGCACTGCCCTGAGAGCttgctggggggagaggggtgggggcccAGGCCTCCCTCTGGCGCTGCAGCTTTGGCCTGGGAATCAGCAGCTCTATTCCATCTCGCCATCCCTCGTGCCAGCTTCCCCCCGTCATATGCCACCCTCAGAAACCCACCGTCAGCGCCGGCGTCCTCTCCCTGACCCTCTCTCCCAAGCTACACCGTCTGCCTCCCGTCCCGTGGGACACAGCGGAGTCTAGAGCGCCGGCCCACACCCCTGACCTGGGGGCCTCAGGCCGCCGTGCCCAGCTCACCATGCAGGTGGTCCTGAGATGGGATCACTCTGCATTTCTTGAAGAACTCATCGGTCTCCTTGTCCACCACCAGCAGCTTGGCCTCGTCCCCGCCAGCCTTGATGGCAGATACCACGTCCCCGTGCTGCTTGCCCTCCACGCAGACCCCGTTCACCTGTGGGTGGTGGCAGGGGTTACTGGCACAGGTCTCCGTtccagggtgggcgggggcaggTGGAAGCAGTACAAGGGGTCCTCTCTGTCCTCGGCCAGTTGGCAATTGGGGGACACTCAGCCCCCGCCTTGCCTGTGGAGTCCTGAACCAGGCCAAGTGATCCTTCCACCTGACGGTCAGATGGGGAGGCAGGACACGTgggaaaagccaaagaaaatacCCGGCCAAGACTGAACAAACACAGCTGTGAGATGGGACGGGAAAGATCTGGGAGGCCTGGGTTGGGCCCCAGCTTTTCTAGGTACTTCCCTCCCTGGGCCTTGGTTTGCTCACATGTAAAATGAGAAGTCTTGGGAGAGCTGATCTTCCAGCTCTAAGGTTCTAAGACTGAGATTCTGGGACCGGCCCCAAGACACTTGGTTCACGTTTCGTCTCCCAACGAGCATAGCACAAGAGTGTAAGAGTGTGCCTGAGAGCCCCACTTGGGAGAAGGGTTTCATCCTCCCGGCCCCATCCTTGTGCCTGGCGTGGAGGCCTCGGGCAGAGGAAAGCTCTGGCGGTGGCCCCAGACGTCTAGCTGGATGGGACAGCTGAGTGTGTCTGCTCGGCGAAGAAGAGCCCAGGGGAGATCCAGGCAGGAGAGAAGTCAGTCCATCTCTCCATCCGTCCACcacccatctttccttccttccttttttttttaaatctttttttttttttttttttttgccacaccgcatggcttgtggatctcagttccccgaccagggatcgaacccgggccccaggAGTGGAAGCgcgcagtcctaaccactggaccgccggggaagtcccccatctttccttccttttgtccttccttccttccctcctgcccactCACCCACCATCCTCCCCCCTCTcccgtccatccatccgtctgGTATCTCTGGGCTGCCCGAGCCTCACGGGCTGATGAAGGAGCAACGATGTGATGCCTGCTGCAGGGGAGGCCCCCTGCGGTCAGGAAGGAAGAGCCTGGGAGGAGAGCAAGAAGCGCTACCTCCACGATGCGGTCCTGGGCCCGGAGCCCCGAGGCCTCAGCGGGCGAGTCTGGGTCCACTGCCCGGATGAACTGGCCTGGCTTGGACTTGTCGCTGTGCAGGTTGAAGCCGTAGCCGTTGGGGCCCTTCTTCATGGCGCAGAGCCGAGGCCGAAGCTCGTGCTGCGGGGAGAAAGGAGGGGCCCCGGTCATCCCACAGCATCCCGGTTCCGccctccctgctctgtgcctgaccccacctccccaccaagGAAGGAAGGCTGGGGGAGGATGCAACCTTGCTGAGATCCTACACAGCAACGAGGGAGAATGCTGGCCTGGGACTCAGAAGGCCTGAGACCCCGCACTGCAGCAACCCGGCCAGGTGACCCCGGGCAGGCCACCGTTCCCTCTTCTGGCAAATGAGGGGTGGGAGCAGATTAGCTCAAGTCTCTCCCCTTTTGACATTCTAAGGGTAATCACGTTATTTTGATCACTACCTCATCTCTCAGGGGGTAGCATCCCTGCCAGCCTGGCTGGGTACCTGGGGCAGTGACTGGGGACCCCCAGCCCTTTTGTACCCTATTGTCTGCAGCGCGGGAAGCACGGGCAGCTGGTTACTCAAAGCTGGTCAGCATGTTTACAGTGAAGCCTTTTCTCGCCCACACGGACTCCTGTCTCGTCCCCACCAAGCAAAATGACCCAGCCAGAAGGGAGCTGGGGGCCAGATGACCGCAGAGCGGAGGGAGACACAGCCAGGGGTCCCGGACAGGACAGGCACTTCCCACCAGCAGAACCAAGGCTGAGGGCAAAGGCAGCGACAGAACCCCCAAGACCGTGTGGGTCCCTGAGGAGCCTGAACGGGGAGGGGAGCAGTGAGAAGCAGGGCTGGGCTGAAGGCAGCCCCGTGTGGCTGTGGCCCTGGCCTGGAGAGGGGGACCCACGGAAAAGGCACAGGAAGATTGCTCTTAAACACTCAGCCCCTCCGCTGAAAACGGTTTTCACCAGCCTAAGCAGCTTAGCTTAGAAGCTGCAGCCCTAGGGTACGTTTACATGATGGAGGGAATACAGTGTGAGGGGGCCAGAGGTCTGAGCCCATGACTGGCTTGGggtccctctcccccttctcccaggCCTGCTAGCTCTGGGTTATCACCCGGCTGCCAGGCAAGGAGCAAAAGCTGAAGTCAGGGCCCTGGCCCAGGTTCCAGCTTCTCCTGCTTACGAGCTATGTGACCTGGGGCAGGTAATTTCCTTCTCAGAGCCTTGGGTTCCTTGTTTGTAGACCATTCTTAGTGCCAGGGTTGCTAGGAGGTCCAGGGGGTAATGAACATGTGTGGGAACACCTGACCAAGCTAAAAATCCCCGGGCACGGTTTGCCATCCTTGTTAATATCAATCCTAATGAATAGTCACGAGAAGCTGAGAAGTGAGATTCtgacgggggtgggggcgggggtggtgcgGTGCCGGGTAGCTCTGAGACCTCACTCCCCAGCTGGGAGAGGAGAAGGcaagggagggctggggagggaggggagggcttaCAGGCCTCCTGCCCCAACTCGCTGGCCCCAGGAGGCAGCTGCCATCTGCAGTGAAGACTCAGTCCCCACCCCTTTGCTCTGGGCAGGGTAGGGAGGTGGCCGGAGGAGGGTGACTCTGCTTTCCTTTAGATGCCTGGGTGGGCCTTTGTGTGTTTCAGGCTGTTGGTAGGGGGTGTGGAGAGGCCGAGACAGGAAGGAGGGGTGAGGTGACGTTTAGGCCTGGGTTTACCCTAATCTGGGCGAGAGGCCCCGTGTGCTCTCACTTCACCCCCAGACAACAGCTGAGACAGTTAAGTGAGCAGAAGAAAGCGGGGGGGCGCCCACGGAGGCACCCTCTTTTCTCCAGTTCTCCTCATCCCCCTCTGGTCCTCACTGCAGGCCCTCTCCCCCGCTGGTGCCCCCCTCCCGCTGCTTCCCCTGGGGTCGGGGGAATCACCTCCAGACAACAGCTGAGACAGTTAAGTGAGCAGAAGAAAGCGGGGGGCGCCCACGGAGGCACCCTCTTTTCTCCAGTTCTCCTCATCCCCCTCTGGTCCTCACTGCAGGCCCTCTCCCCCGCTGGTGCCCCCCTCCCGCTGCTTCCCCTGGGGTCGGGGGAAGCCCTCCCGCAGCCtgcggcccccgccccccaccaggaTCTAGTTCCGGGAGTGAGGCTCTTTTCCCCTCAAGCTAATCCCTCCACGGAGCTgccagcccagccctcccccaggcccagggGAGCAGGAACAGGTCCGACCAGTTGCTACCACGGGGCAGGCTCAGCTTTCTGCCCCAGCCGGGCAGTGCTCTGCAGTCACCCTGAGAAAGCGGGGAGGGTGAGTCACGGGGACGGGAGAGGGCTGCTCTGAGGTCTCTGCTCCCCACGCAGCCCCTCACTGCAGACAGACTTCCTCCCATCCTCGAGATGGGGTTAGGGGTAGGGTGAGGGTTAAGCCGGACCCCTATCCtcgagatggggaaactgagacaggaAGCCCACTGCCTGATGTCAGAGCTTCACGGTGCAGGAGCCAGGACGCCATCCCGGGCTCTGACTCGGGACCTGCGCTCCTGCCACCATCCCTGGAAGGACCCAAGCCCGGGCTGGGAGGGGGCCCACTTGGAGCTGAGAGCTGCAAACACCGCTTGCAGCCTCTGCTGGGAGGGGCGAGGAGATGATGAAACCGCAGGCTTCCTTCCGAGGCTCAGGCTCGCGGCCTCTCGCGGGGCGACACGGCGGTGAGCAGGCCCGGCGGCTTCGGGTGTCCTCCTGGCTGGAGGGCCGGCACTGGCTGCCCCCGTGATGGGTCTCTGGGCCGCGGGCTTCCCTCACTGATCCTCAGCACCTTTCACCCCGGGGACCCTTGCCTGGTGACCTGTCGTATGCACCTCAGTCCCTTCTGCCGGCGCCAAGCCATGAGGATCTCAGGAAATGGTAGACCCACCTGCAGGGCCCAGGTCCCCGCTGCTCCCTTCCCCCTGCACTGGGACCTGTTCCGTTGCTTTCTGGGGGTGTCTGGGCAGGGGGGGACAAGGAAACCCCAGGCGTTTTCCGAAGACAAGTAGAGAGCCCCAACCAGCTCCCATCTTCCCCAGTCCCCAGAGGCTTCCTCCCTTCCCATGGGACTTGGTGGTGGTGGGGCCTTCCCATCCTTCCCGCATTgctctccacccttcccccagctgcccccaggaGGTGTCGTTGCCAGCTGCTGAGTCAGCCCATCAGAGGAGCCCATCCCAGCCTGGTGGAGGCTGGTGCTGTCAGGAGTCCTGGGGGCAGCTCCCTAAGGGTGTGTGGTCTCCAGGCCCAGCACTGAGAAGagaagatggggagggggaggggtcaggTGCTGGCCGGAGCTTGGCCACCATTGCTCTGGGCCCACACCCCCAGAGCTGGAGCAAGGCCTGGGTTCTGCCTCTGGGGCAAGGGGAATAAATGGAACATCCGGGACATCTTGGGGGTGGTATGCGGCTCCCAGGAGCTCAGGAGGGGACTTGTGCCACGGTGGCAGCTCCGGAGGGGGAACATGGGCCCAGCGTGTTCAGAGATCCAGGTGGGACTTCCAGTGAGGAGGACAGCTCGGAAGTAAAAATCAGGATCTGCTCAGTGGGGAGACTGGTAGAGAAGTGAGAGGAAAGACCATGAGGCAATGGTGGCCGACGGGCTGTGCAAATGGGCTGGGGCGGCTGGGGGCTGGCTCTCACTTCCAGACAATGCCAGACCTGCCTTCCGGAACAGACCCTGTCAGGAGACCTGCCTCTGGACTCTTCCCACGGGGGCTTCTCCcaccctctgggcctcaggctgTCCCAAGCCTTGCACAGGCCTGCC
Proteins encoded in this region:
- the NHERF1 gene encoding Na(+)/H(+) exchange regulatory cofactor NHE-RF1 isoform X2, which produces MSTDAAAGAPLPRLCCLEKGPNGYGFHLHGEKGKVGQFIRLVEPGSPAEKSGLLAGDRLVEVNGENVEKETHQQVVSRIRAALNSVRLLVVDPETDERLQKLGVQVREEMLRPQEGSGQAEPPAAAEEQGAGGENEPPAAAPEPHEAEKSHQERHELRPRLCAMKKGPNGYGFNLHSDKSKPGQFIRAVDPDSPAEASGLRAQDRIVEVNGVCVEGKQHGDVVSAIKAGGDEAKLLVVDKETDEFFKKCRVIPSQDHLHGPLPEPFTNGEIRKENSREALAETASESPRPTLARSTSSDTSEELNSQDSLKKQDCTAPSSTSSSSSSDPILDFNISLAVAKERAHQKRSSRRAPQMDWSKKNELFSNL
- the NHERF1 gene encoding Na(+)/H(+) exchange regulatory cofactor NHE-RF1 isoform X1; amino-acid sequence: MSTDAAAGAPLPRLCCLEKGPNGYGFHLHGEKGKVGQFIRLVEPGSPAEKSGLLAGDRLVEVNGENVEKETHQQVVSRIRAALNSVRLLVVDPETDERLQKLGVQVREEMLRPQEGSGQAEPPAAAEEQGAGGENEPPAAAPEPHEAEKSHQERHELRPRLCAMKKGPNGYGFNLHSDKSKPGQFIRAVDPDSPAEASGLRAQDRIVEVNGVCVEGKQHGDVVSAIKAGGDEAKLLVVDKETDEFFKKCRVIPSQDHLHGPLPEPFTNGEIRKPPAWGQGSGEGERPGRPVCSPPSWVTSSASSSPPHRGGHSSPQEQSCSVWPRASRPLLLLGWKNKASPPRTEGKRRQRRLGERWRGLVPAGAAEEPGRS